CATGGAAATGTGCCGCATGCCCCAATAGCCGACAATAAAGAAGCTGGTTGCCACATTGGCGAGCGAGACGGCGGCGGCCTGAAAGATGCCGCCTGCCAGACCGAACTCGCTCTGTTTGGCGAAGAAATAGGCGTTGGCCGCGCTTTCAAAGATGATCATCAAGGCGATGATCGAAAGCTGGAACAGCGGAACCTTGGGGTGGCTGGATATGTAATGAACACCGCGCCCCGTTGCTTCGCCGAGTTTGAGCTTACGGTGGTGATACTTCTGCGGTGCTTCAGGGTCATTCGCATCCGGTGTTTCCTTGATGCGCTTACGTTTGGACGGCAGGTGATAATCCCCACCCAATTGTCGGAATCGATAAAAGCTGAGCGCCGCGCGCGTGGTATAGTCGGCTTGCAGGATGACCTCGTTAAAGGCATCGCTCGGGCGACAAGTCAGATCGATAATATCCTGATCGTCCAACGCGCCGGATGTACCTGGTGCGTGTTCATTCATCAGCTTGCCTCCCGGTTCAGGACCCATTTGCCTGTTAACCTTTTAGTAAGAACTTTTGTCACGCTTTTGATGAATTAAGACAAAGACGTGACGAATTCTGGCGAGATGAATAGGGGCTCGCCACAATTCGCGTCGCGCGATAGATAGCCCGTATGAGCCTCACGCCAGATCAGATTGAACGCCACAAGCGCCACATCCTGCTCAAGGAGATCGGCGGACCAGGCGTGTCCAGACTGCGAACCGCGAGGGTCTCGATTATCGGCGCCGGTGCTTTAGGCGGACCTTGCGCCTTGTATCTCGCAGCGGCAGGAGTGGGTGAGATCGAGATCTGGGACGATGACACGGTCGATCGCTCCAATCTGCAACGCCAGATTCAATTCTCGGACGCCGATCTCGGGCGCAGCAAGGCGCACTTGCTTCGTGACCGACTGCTTGCGCTCAATCCTGATGTTCAGGTGACGGTCCGGGAAAACCGCTTTTCAACGGGCGAGACCGCTTCGGGTGACATTCTGATCGATGCGACGGACAATTTTGAAACCCGATTTCTCCTCAATCGTGTTGCCCATGAGAGTGAACGCTATCTGGTGTCAGGCGCGGCCAGCCGCTGGAGCGGACAAGTTGCGGTTTACGCCTCGGGCAAGTTGCCGGACGCGCCCTGTTATCAATGCTTTGTTCCGGACATGCCGCCCGAAGCGGAAGCCTGCGATGATGTCGGTGTGGTCGGCGCCCTGACCGGCATTGTCGGGTCGAGCATGGCGATGGAAGTCGTAAAACTTGTTGTCGGGACCGGAGATCCACTGATTGGTCGATTGCTCATTATTGACGGGCTTACTGGCGAAACTCGCGTCCTCAAGCTTCGTCCGAACCCGGACTGTCCGGTCTGTGGGCTGTGAATCTTTCCTTTGACAGGGTTAATATTTGACGGTTTTACGACACAAGGGTTTGTGGAGTAGTCGGATGTTACGCAGAACGCTCGCCGTTATTCTCACCATTGTTGCCGTGCTGGCGGCAGGCTGGCTGGCCCTGCGCCGCGCCGACATCCCTTATGACACGCTGGAAACCATTTACTCGACGCCGGACACTCAGTTCATGACGCTGGATGACGGGTTGAAGGTGCACTACACCGATACCGGGCCGCAGGACCGATCCACACTTGTTCTGGTGCACGGCTTTTCTGCCTCTCTCCACACATGGGAGGCCTGGAAAACCAATCTTGAGGTGGATTATCGGGTGATCACGCTCGATCTGCCAGGCCATGGCCTGACCCGAGCGGACGACCCGGTTCAGCCCACCATAGAGCGCTTCACCAACGTGGTGCATGAGGTCACGCAGGATCTCGGCGTTGAGAGGTTTACCCTTGCCGGGAATTCAATGGGTGGCAACACGGCCTGGTCCTATGCACTGGCTTATCCTGAAACGCTGGAAGGCCTGATCCTGGTTGATGCCTCAGGCTGGCCCGAGACCGATGAGGATAATGAAAACAGCCCCTTCATCTTCACATTGCTTGCCAATCCCATCGCGCGGACGGTCATGAAAGATCTCGACATGACGTCGCTGACCCGTTCCGGACTGGAAGATTCCTATACAGATCAGAGCTTTGTCACGGATGATCTTGTCCAGCGTTATGTCGCGCTGTCCCGCGCGCCGGGGCATCGTGAGACATTGCTGGGAATTATGGCGGGCGACCGTGTCGAGGCCACCGCTGAAACGCTCAGCGCGATCGAAGTTCCCACCCTGATCATGTGGGGACGTGACGACAATCTTGTGCCAGTGTCCAGTGCGCAAAAATTCGCCGATGCAATCCCGGGTTCGAGACAGGTCATCTACGATGATGTTGGCCACCTGCCGCAGGAGGAAGCAGCGGTGCAGTCTATCGCAGATGTTCGCGCCTTCATGCTCGAGGTGGAGTGGGGCGCGCTCGATGAAGAAGAAATTGTGCCTGCGGGCGATCCTCGCATGGGAGAGAATCGCCCGATCGGCGACAACTAGTACTTATTCAGATCCGCTTGCGAGATCCGCATAGATCAATCGCGTAAAGCGCGCTTCATCAATGAACCCCCAGGCCCAGTCTTCAACCCATGGCGTGAGTGGCGCGGCGTCCAGGGTCGCTTCTATATCCTTACCGGCATCGATTTCGGCTTGAACTGCGTTCACTGAACCCGTCAACATCTCCAGAGTCCGCGCAATGTCAGCTTTGCTCGCGAGGGCGCCATGGCCCGGGATGATGCGCGTTTCGTCATTGATCGTATCAGACATGGCCTGAGACGCGGCGACAAAACCGGAAAAGGACCCTCCGGATGTGATATCCACGAATGGGAACATGCCGTTGAACATCAAGTCGCCGGTATGCAGCACGTTGGCTTCCTCGAAATAGATGAACGTGTCGCCATCCGTATGCGCGTCCGGCGTATGGATCAGGCGGACGGTCTGTCCGTTAAGGTATAGCGTCAACTGATCATTGAATGTGATCACCGGCCAGGCTTCCGGCGGAGAGGCAGGTACAGTCATCTCCTGTCCAAAAAAATCGCGGGTGACGTCAACGGTGACGCGATCGCGAACCCCATCATGGGCGATGATTGTCGTCCCGGTCGCACCGATAATGGCATTGCCACCGACATGGTCGCCATGCCAGTGCGTGTTGACCAGGTAGCGTGGCGTCTCGCCTGCAATCTCGTTTATGGCGCTCAGAATGCCAGGCGCCATGTCTGCGTACTGACTGTCAATGACGAATACGCCGTCTTCACCGGCCAGCACGCCGATATTCCCGCCGCGTCCCTGCAGCATGTACAGACCGTCTCCCAGATCG
This DNA window, taken from Hyphomonas sp. Mor2, encodes the following:
- a CDS encoding alpha/beta hydrolase → MLRRTLAVILTIVAVLAAGWLALRRADIPYDTLETIYSTPDTQFMTLDDGLKVHYTDTGPQDRSTLVLVHGFSASLHTWEAWKTNLEVDYRVITLDLPGHGLTRADDPVQPTIERFTNVVHEVTQDLGVERFTLAGNSMGGNTAWSYALAYPETLEGLILVDASGWPETDEDNENSPFIFTLLANPIARTVMKDLDMTSLTRSGLEDSYTDQSFVTDDLVQRYVALSRAPGHRETLLGIMAGDRVEATAETLSAIEVPTLIMWGRDDNLVPVSSAQKFADAIPGSRQVIYDDVGHLPQEEAAVQSIADVRAFMLEVEWGALDEEEIVPAGDPRMGENRPIGDN
- a CDS encoding HesA/MoeB/ThiF family protein; translation: MSLTPDQIERHKRHILLKEIGGPGVSRLRTARVSIIGAGALGGPCALYLAAAGVGEIEIWDDDTVDRSNLQRQIQFSDADLGRSKAHLLRDRLLALNPDVQVTVRENRFSTGETASGDILIDATDNFETRFLLNRVAHESERYLVSGAASRWSGQVAVYASGKLPDAPCYQCFVPDMPPEAEACDDVGVVGALTGIVGSSMAMEVVKLVVGTGDPLIGRLLIIDGLTGETRVLKLRPNPDCPVCGL
- a CDS encoding MBL fold metallo-hydrolase, whose translation is MRFTFTLAAIGLAASPAAWAHGPHVQLTQQAQPVPVTTTDLGDGLYMLQGRGGNIGVLAGEDGVFVIDSQYADMAPGILSAINEIAGETPRYLVNTHWHGDHVGGNAIIGATGTTIIAHDGVRDRVTVDVTRDFFGQEMTVPASPPEAWPVITFNDQLTLYLNGQTVRLIHTPDAHTDGDTFIYFEEANVLHTGDLMFNGMFPFVDITSGGSFSGFVAASQAMSDTINDETRIIPGHGALASKADIARTLEMLTGSVNAVQAEIDAGKDIEATLDAAPLTPWVEDWAWGFIDEARFTRLIYADLASGSE